The following proteins come from a genomic window of Lineus longissimus chromosome 18, tnLinLong1.2, whole genome shotgun sequence:
- the LOC135502033 gene encoding hemicentin-1-like isoform X2 — protein sequence MEMYSSDGATQCCRLVKINPTCGLVVKTFFLILMSSHHVHATLTSAVLTILPNSTVLNNTEVHFDCDYEPTDETIKALVYLENNAQIYAYEKSTSKNESLGVFMGRAQLFLLSPGKFRMTVDQVSTKDQLAVQCQVYGQSITNSKLSAEVNLHVNAIPQMLSFTASPVMPTVENSTVNLTCEANLGRPDGTIKWKKDVGGNVTDLTGTQVSETDNGDNTKTRSEKYQITNAKPEENGSIYTCEVNNTAITAGPVPSADINLIVQYTTRNLSISHSGDTVVTPLDITCSARGNPTPEMSWVKVSGEDLKHTAGVLHVPASTYNGTYVYECFANNSVSGVPTVLQETKEFSVFGYCHITTETQKVYVTENSTTSIMCRINGTERPTWSKEGATKTFDCESRDPKYSIACVKQKYYNLTFTADWSYRGSYSCECFLEKKIVEVVVNVSPRSINTSCKIHAGKDTEKNCIDTQIGDNDELTITTEVSCAHPVPSITWKNGQDAINISTFNPVTLQTACSHGAFKGQTSVSQVFHAKWIELGRAMVLTLNVTNDAISTKIQLKISEKTLTTAMIGMIAGIAVGVIVVVGIIITVVIVKTKGKCVAATSSKGSSTFETFKSDHKVANNKNMVDIIRKPYPEPVFEKNPPSPDEESEKYEMSPLTHPE from the exons GTGCTACGCAATGCTGTCGTCTGGTGAAAATAAATCCGACATGCGGATTGGTCGTCAAAACGTTTTTCCTGATTCTAATGTCTTCACATCATG ttcacGCCACTTTGACGAGTGCGGTGCTTACCATCCTCCCAAACTCGACGGTATTGAACAACACCGAGGTCCACTTCGACTGCGACTACGAACCAACTGACGAAACCATCAAAGCGTTAGTCTATTTAGAGAATAATGCTCAAATTTATGCGTATGAAAAGAGCACTTCAAAGAATGAGTCACTTGGAGTATTCATGGGTAGGGCTCAACTATTCTTACTCAGCCCTGGGAAGTTTCGGATGACTGTAGATCAGGTCAGCACGAAAGACCAGCTAGCTGTGCAGTGCCAGGTGTATGGACAGTCCATCACGAATAGTAAGCTTTCAGCGGAAGTGAACTTACACGTAAATG CCATCCCGCAGATGCTATCCTTCACAGCCTCGCCGGTGATGCCAACTGTCGAGAATAGCACCGTCAACCTCACCTGCGAGGCAAACCTCGGAAGGCCGGATGGTACGATCAAGTGGAAAAAGGACGTGGGAG GCAATGTCACAGACCTCACAGGCACACAAGTCAGTGAGACTGACAATGGAGATAACACGAAAACGAGATCTGAGAAATACCAGATCACGAATGCGAAACCGGAAGAAAATGGCTCCATCTACACTTGTGAGGTCAACAACACAGCAATCACGGCTGGGCCAGTTCCGTCGGCCGATATCAACTTGATTGTACAAT ATACCACCCGAAATCTAAGCATCTCGCACTCAGGAGACACCGTAGTGACACCCTTGGACATCACGTGCTCAGCGAGGGGTAACCCCACCCCAGAGATGTCTTGGGTCAAGGTCTCAGGAGAGGACCTCAAGCACACAGCTGGCGTCCTACACGTCCCTGCATCCACGTACAACGGCACGTACGTGTACGAATGCTTTGCCAATAACAGTGTGTCAGGAGTTCCTACGGTTCTTCAAGAGACGAAGGAATTTTCAG TTTTCGGATACTGTCACATCACCACGGAAACGCAAAAGGTTTACGTCACGGAAAACTCCACTACAAGCATCATGTGTAGAATAAACGGGACTGAACGACCAACCTGGTCGAAAGAGGGCGCTACCAAGACCTTTGACTGCGAATCTCGAGATCCCAAGTACAGCATAGCCTGCGTCAAGCAAAAATATTATAATTTGACTTTTACAGCAGATTGGTCGTATAGAGGAAGCTATAGCTGTGAATGCTTCTTGGAGAAGAAAATAGTAGAAGTCGTAGTCAATG TATCTCCACGCAGCATCAACACCTCGTGTAAGATTCACGCAGGCAAAGATACAGAGAAGAATTGTATAGACACACAAATCGGTGACAACGATGAATTGACCATTACAACTGAGGTCAGCTGTGCTCATCCGGTGCCTTCTATCACATGGAAGAATGGTCAA GACGCTATCAATATTAGCACCTTTAACCCCGTGACCTTACAGACGGCATGCAGTCACGGCGCCTTCAAAGGCCAGACCAGCGTATCTCAAGTCTTCCACGCCAAATGGATTGAGTTGGGTCGTGCAATGGTACTGACCCTGAACGTCACCAATGATGCTATTTCTACCAAAATACAACTTAAAATATCTG aaaaaaCCTTGACAACCGCAATGATCGGTATGATAGCTGGTATTGCCGTCGGTGTGATAGTGGTCGTTGGGATCATAATTACAGTGGTCATCGTCAAAACCAAGGGCAAATGTGTAGCGGCGACCTCATCGAAG
- the LOC135502033 gene encoding hemicentin-1-like isoform X3 has protein sequence MEMYSSDGATQCCRLVKINPTCGLVVKTFFLILMSSHHVHATLTSAVLTILPNSTVLNNTEVHFDCDYEPTDETIKALVYLENNAQIYAYEKSTSKNESLGVFMGRAQLFLLSPGKFRMTVDQVSTKDQLAVQCQVYGQSITNSKLSAEVNLHVNAIPQMLSFTASPVMPTVENSTVNLTCEANLGRPDGTIKWKKDVGGNVTDLTGTQVSETDNGDNTKTRSEKYQITNAKPEENGSIYTCEVNNTAITAGPVPSADINLIVQYTTRNLSISHSGDTVVTPLDITCSARGNPTPEMSWVKVSGEDLKHTAGVLHVPASTYNGTYVYECFANNSVSGVPTVLQETKEFSVFGYCHITTETQKVYVTENSTTSIMCRINGTERPTWSKEGATKTFDCESRDPKYSIACVKQKYYNLTFTADWSYRGSYSCECFLEKKIVEVVVNVSPRSINTSCKIHAGKDTEKNCIDTQIGDNDELTITTEVSCAHPVPSITWKNGQDAINISTFNPVTLQTACSHGAFKGQTSVSQVFHAKWIELGRAMVLTLNVTNDAISTKIQLKISEKTLTTAMIGMIAGIAVGVIVVVGIIITVVIVKTKGKCVAATSSKVEA, from the exons GTGCTACGCAATGCTGTCGTCTGGTGAAAATAAATCCGACATGCGGATTGGTCGTCAAAACGTTTTTCCTGATTCTAATGTCTTCACATCATG ttcacGCCACTTTGACGAGTGCGGTGCTTACCATCCTCCCAAACTCGACGGTATTGAACAACACCGAGGTCCACTTCGACTGCGACTACGAACCAACTGACGAAACCATCAAAGCGTTAGTCTATTTAGAGAATAATGCTCAAATTTATGCGTATGAAAAGAGCACTTCAAAGAATGAGTCACTTGGAGTATTCATGGGTAGGGCTCAACTATTCTTACTCAGCCCTGGGAAGTTTCGGATGACTGTAGATCAGGTCAGCACGAAAGACCAGCTAGCTGTGCAGTGCCAGGTGTATGGACAGTCCATCACGAATAGTAAGCTTTCAGCGGAAGTGAACTTACACGTAAATG CCATCCCGCAGATGCTATCCTTCACAGCCTCGCCGGTGATGCCAACTGTCGAGAATAGCACCGTCAACCTCACCTGCGAGGCAAACCTCGGAAGGCCGGATGGTACGATCAAGTGGAAAAAGGACGTGGGAG GCAATGTCACAGACCTCACAGGCACACAAGTCAGTGAGACTGACAATGGAGATAACACGAAAACGAGATCTGAGAAATACCAGATCACGAATGCGAAACCGGAAGAAAATGGCTCCATCTACACTTGTGAGGTCAACAACACAGCAATCACGGCTGGGCCAGTTCCGTCGGCCGATATCAACTTGATTGTACAAT ATACCACCCGAAATCTAAGCATCTCGCACTCAGGAGACACCGTAGTGACACCCTTGGACATCACGTGCTCAGCGAGGGGTAACCCCACCCCAGAGATGTCTTGGGTCAAGGTCTCAGGAGAGGACCTCAAGCACACAGCTGGCGTCCTACACGTCCCTGCATCCACGTACAACGGCACGTACGTGTACGAATGCTTTGCCAATAACAGTGTGTCAGGAGTTCCTACGGTTCTTCAAGAGACGAAGGAATTTTCAG TTTTCGGATACTGTCACATCACCACGGAAACGCAAAAGGTTTACGTCACGGAAAACTCCACTACAAGCATCATGTGTAGAATAAACGGGACTGAACGACCAACCTGGTCGAAAGAGGGCGCTACCAAGACCTTTGACTGCGAATCTCGAGATCCCAAGTACAGCATAGCCTGCGTCAAGCAAAAATATTATAATTTGACTTTTACAGCAGATTGGTCGTATAGAGGAAGCTATAGCTGTGAATGCTTCTTGGAGAAGAAAATAGTAGAAGTCGTAGTCAATG TATCTCCACGCAGCATCAACACCTCGTGTAAGATTCACGCAGGCAAAGATACAGAGAAGAATTGTATAGACACACAAATCGGTGACAACGATGAATTGACCATTACAACTGAGGTCAGCTGTGCTCATCCGGTGCCTTCTATCACATGGAAGAATGGTCAA GACGCTATCAATATTAGCACCTTTAACCCCGTGACCTTACAGACGGCATGCAGTCACGGCGCCTTCAAAGGCCAGACCAGCGTATCTCAAGTCTTCCACGCCAAATGGATTGAGTTGGGTCGTGCAATGGTACTGACCCTGAACGTCACCAATGATGCTATTTCTACCAAAATACAACTTAAAATATCTG aaaaaaCCTTGACAACCGCAATGATCGGTATGATAGCTGGTATTGCCGTCGGTGTGATAGTGGTCGTTGGGATCATAATTACAGTGGTCATCGTCAAAACCAAGGGCAAATGTGTAGCGGCGACCTCATCGAAG GTGGAAGCATGA
- the LOC135502033 gene encoding hemicentin-1-like isoform X1, with translation MEMYSSDGATQCCRLVKINPTCGLVVKTFFLILMSSHHVHATLTSAVLTILPNSTVLNNTEVHFDCDYEPTDETIKALVYLENNAQIYAYEKSTSKNESLGVFMGRAQLFLLSPGKFRMTVDQVSTKDQLAVQCQVYGQSITNSKLSAEVNLHVNAIPQMLSFTASPVMPTVENSTVNLTCEANLGRPDGTIKWKKDVGGNVTDLTGTQVSETDNGDNTKTRSEKYQITNAKPEENGSIYTCEVNNTAITAGPVPSADINLIVQYTTRNLSISHSGDTVVTPLDITCSARGNPTPEMSWVKVSGEDLKHTAGVLHVPASTYNGTYVYECFANNSVSGVPTVLQETKEFSVFGYCHITTETQKVYVTENSTTSIMCRINGTERPTWSKEGATKTFDCESRDPKYSIACVKQKYYNLTFTADWSYRGSYSCECFLEKKIVEVVVNVSPRSINTSCKIHAGKDTEKNCIDTQIGDNDELTITTEVSCAHPVPSITWKNGQDAINISTFNPVTLQTACSHGAFKGQTSVSQVFHAKWIELGRAMVLTLNVTNDAISTKIQLKISEKTLTTAMIGMIAGIAVGVIVVVGIIITVVIVKTKGKCVAATSSKDKNGVRSTLITENKGSSTFETFKSDHKVANNKNMVDIIRKPYPEPVFEKNPPSPDEESEKYEMSPLTHPE, from the exons GTGCTACGCAATGCTGTCGTCTGGTGAAAATAAATCCGACATGCGGATTGGTCGTCAAAACGTTTTTCCTGATTCTAATGTCTTCACATCATG ttcacGCCACTTTGACGAGTGCGGTGCTTACCATCCTCCCAAACTCGACGGTATTGAACAACACCGAGGTCCACTTCGACTGCGACTACGAACCAACTGACGAAACCATCAAAGCGTTAGTCTATTTAGAGAATAATGCTCAAATTTATGCGTATGAAAAGAGCACTTCAAAGAATGAGTCACTTGGAGTATTCATGGGTAGGGCTCAACTATTCTTACTCAGCCCTGGGAAGTTTCGGATGACTGTAGATCAGGTCAGCACGAAAGACCAGCTAGCTGTGCAGTGCCAGGTGTATGGACAGTCCATCACGAATAGTAAGCTTTCAGCGGAAGTGAACTTACACGTAAATG CCATCCCGCAGATGCTATCCTTCACAGCCTCGCCGGTGATGCCAACTGTCGAGAATAGCACCGTCAACCTCACCTGCGAGGCAAACCTCGGAAGGCCGGATGGTACGATCAAGTGGAAAAAGGACGTGGGAG GCAATGTCACAGACCTCACAGGCACACAAGTCAGTGAGACTGACAATGGAGATAACACGAAAACGAGATCTGAGAAATACCAGATCACGAATGCGAAACCGGAAGAAAATGGCTCCATCTACACTTGTGAGGTCAACAACACAGCAATCACGGCTGGGCCAGTTCCGTCGGCCGATATCAACTTGATTGTACAAT ATACCACCCGAAATCTAAGCATCTCGCACTCAGGAGACACCGTAGTGACACCCTTGGACATCACGTGCTCAGCGAGGGGTAACCCCACCCCAGAGATGTCTTGGGTCAAGGTCTCAGGAGAGGACCTCAAGCACACAGCTGGCGTCCTACACGTCCCTGCATCCACGTACAACGGCACGTACGTGTACGAATGCTTTGCCAATAACAGTGTGTCAGGAGTTCCTACGGTTCTTCAAGAGACGAAGGAATTTTCAG TTTTCGGATACTGTCACATCACCACGGAAACGCAAAAGGTTTACGTCACGGAAAACTCCACTACAAGCATCATGTGTAGAATAAACGGGACTGAACGACCAACCTGGTCGAAAGAGGGCGCTACCAAGACCTTTGACTGCGAATCTCGAGATCCCAAGTACAGCATAGCCTGCGTCAAGCAAAAATATTATAATTTGACTTTTACAGCAGATTGGTCGTATAGAGGAAGCTATAGCTGTGAATGCTTCTTGGAGAAGAAAATAGTAGAAGTCGTAGTCAATG TATCTCCACGCAGCATCAACACCTCGTGTAAGATTCACGCAGGCAAAGATACAGAGAAGAATTGTATAGACACACAAATCGGTGACAACGATGAATTGACCATTACAACTGAGGTCAGCTGTGCTCATCCGGTGCCTTCTATCACATGGAAGAATGGTCAA GACGCTATCAATATTAGCACCTTTAACCCCGTGACCTTACAGACGGCATGCAGTCACGGCGCCTTCAAAGGCCAGACCAGCGTATCTCAAGTCTTCCACGCCAAATGGATTGAGTTGGGTCGTGCAATGGTACTGACCCTGAACGTCACCAATGATGCTATTTCTACCAAAATACAACTTAAAATATCTG aaaaaaCCTTGACAACCGCAATGATCGGTATGATAGCTGGTATTGCCGTCGGTGTGATAGTGGTCGTTGGGATCATAATTACAGTGGTCATCGTCAAAACCAAGGGCAAATGTGTAGCGGCGACCTCATCGAAG GACAAAAACGGAGTAAGAAGTACTCTCATTACAGAAAATAAG